The following proteins come from a genomic window of Mucinivorans hirudinis:
- a CDS encoding tRNA and rRNA cytosine-C5-methylase — translation MIPEKFAVQHSAELLAALEDKQCVSIRYNPLKPTKKIEGQQVEWCTNGIYLAERPIFTLDPLFHGGAYYPQEASSMFVGWMVERLGMSKPRVLDLCAAPGGKTTQITEYADVVVSNDVIRSRAKVLSENVERWGSGNVAVTCNDPRDFGERLPSYFDILVIDTPCSGEGMFRKEPAAREEWSPENVELCAARSRRIVSDAWAALREGGVLIYSTCTFNRLENDENALWICRELGGEIIYFEDVPQGIVCSEAGYHFYPHKVVGEGFYAVAIRKEGGEETADLRAKKGLLPAAELAELSKWVGGELDFRVGGGNVYGFTKGLVDVVNILLDRRFNLQYSGVMMGEMIRGALKPAHSLATYFNVRYEQRVEFELEIALEYLRKGNISADYCVDEGLNLVTFNDLPIGWIKKISNRTNNLYPSKLRILHY, via the coding sequence ATGATTCCCGAAAAATTTGCAGTGCAACACTCCGCCGAGTTGCTTGCCGCCTTGGAAGATAAACAATGTGTCTCAATCAGATACAACCCCTTAAAGCCGACTAAAAAGATTGAGGGTCAGCAAGTAGAGTGGTGCACCAATGGTATTTACCTTGCTGAGCGCCCCATCTTCACGTTAGACCCGCTTTTTCACGGCGGAGCTTACTATCCTCAGGAGGCATCCTCGATGTTTGTTGGGTGGATGGTCGAAAGGTTGGGAATGAGCAAGCCGCGCGTGCTTGACTTATGTGCTGCGCCAGGCGGCAAGACAACTCAAATCACCGAATATGCAGATGTCGTGGTTTCTAACGATGTTATTCGCTCGCGGGCTAAGGTGTTGAGCGAGAATGTGGAACGATGGGGTAGTGGCAATGTTGCAGTCACGTGTAACGACCCGCGAGATTTCGGCGAGCGGCTGCCCTCTTACTTCGATATTTTGGTGATTGATACCCCCTGTTCGGGTGAGGGTATGTTTCGCAAAGAGCCGGCAGCGCGCGAGGAGTGGTCGCCGGAAAATGTCGAACTTTGTGCTGCACGAAGTCGTCGAATTGTCAGCGATGCGTGGGCTGCTTTACGCGAGGGCGGGGTTCTTATATACTCGACTTGTACTTTTAATCGCCTTGAAAATGACGAAAATGCGCTTTGGATTTGTCGCGAACTCGGAGGTGAGATAATTTATTTCGAGGATGTTCCGCAGGGGATTGTGTGCAGCGAGGCGGGGTACCACTTCTATCCGCACAAAGTTGTTGGAGAGGGTTTTTATGCCGTGGCTATCCGAAAAGAGGGTGGAGAAGAGACTGCCGATTTGCGAGCAAAAAAAGGGTTGTTGCCAGCCGCTGAACTTGCGGAACTATCCAAATGGGTGGGTGGAGAGCTCGATTTTCGCGTTGGAGGAGGTAATGTATATGGCTTTACAAAAGGTTTAGTTGATGTCGTTAATATTCTATTGGACAGGCGTTTTAATCTTCAATATTCAGGAGTAATGATGGGCGAGATGATTCGAGGTGCACTCAAACCGGCGCACTCGCTGGCAACCTATTTCAATGTACGCTATGAGCAGCGAGTTGAATTTGAACTCGAAATTGCACTCGAATATCTTCGCAAGGGAAATATCTCTGCCGACTACTGCGTTGACGAAGGGCTAAACTTGGTTACATTCAATGACTTACCCATAGGATGGATTAAGAAAATCAGCAATCGCACTAATAATCTCTATCCATCCAAACTCAGAATATTGCATTATTGA